The DNA region ACTCCGGCCTCCTGCGCGGCCGCCACGAGATCACCCTGGTACTGGATGCTGCCGACGAGGTGTACCTGCCGGCCGTGGTCATCGGCGAGCTCCTGGCCGGGTTCAAGAGGGGCAACGCCGAGCAGCGCAACAAGGAGATCCTGGCCCGTTTCCTCGCCGTTTCCAAGGTGGCCACGGTGGCCCTGGACGAGGAAACCGCCGAACGTTACGCGGTGATTCTGGATTTCCTGCGGCGGCAGGGCTCACCCATTCCAACCAATGACCTGTGGATTGCGGCTGTGGCCATGCAGCATGGTCTGGTACTGGTCACTGCCGACCGCCATTTTTCCAGTGTGCCGCAAGTGGTGACGGCCCTGGTGGGCACGGAGGCACCCGCCGTCCGTCCTCATCAACAAGAGCCCTAGCTCCTGTCGACCATGGCTGCCGAACAACGCAGCGTCTCCTTCCCGTTGTGATGGACGATGCCGATGACTTCCGCCGTCCCCGGCCGACAGATTCCGGCCGACACCACTCTTCTCGACTTGGCCCGGGCCAACAACCAGCCGGCCCTGCAGCAGTGGCTGGCCAGCCAGGCCGAGCCCCTGGCCGGGGCCCGGGAGCTGCTGGTGGCCGCCCGCCAGGCCATGACCGGCGGACTTCGGGACGAGGCCCGGGTGCTCCTGCGGGCCATCCTGGCCGGCAGCAAGGAGCCGTCCCTGGTGCAGCCGGTGGCGAGCCTCCTGGGGGACCTGGCCCTGGCAGCCGGCGACTGGCTGGAGGCCCGGGGGTGCTTCCAGCAGCTGCCGGTGAACAACCAGACCTGGCCCCGGCTCCTGGCCACCTATACCGAAAGCCTGGATCTGCCTGGCCTGGCGGAACTGGCCGAGATCATCGGCGGCCAGGGGCCGTCCCCGGCCCTTCTGGCCAGCCTGGTGGCGGCCGGCGACCGGATCGTGGCCCGGCTTGCGGCCCAGGAGGAGATCGCGGCCGGGCATCGCCAGCGCTACGAGGAGAATGCCGCGCTTCTGGCCCGAATCGCCCCGGGCTTCTTCGAGCGCCTGGCGCCCTGGGGATTTCCGGACCAGGTCTTCAGTTCGGCCATCGCCCTGCCGGAGGGCCTGTTCCTGCGCACGGCCGGCGGCTGGCAGCGGCTGGCCTTGGCCGAGCTGGCTGGCAAGTATCGGCCAGACCAGCTTCTGAGCGAGTTCACGGAAGGGGTTCTGGTCCGCTGTCTAACCCTGGAGCACCTGGCCCGCTTCCTGGCCGGCGTCGCCACCGATGCCCCGAGCTTCCTGAAGGCCACCTGCTTTCTCGCCGTCCCCCCGGGTGTCCTCCAACTCGGCCTGGCCCTCCTGGATCTCGGTACTCTGGCGCGGTGTGACTTCATCTTCCGGCTCCTGGATCCGGACCGGTTCGAAGCGGATCTGGCGGCGGTCATCCGGCAGGAGAACCTGATCCTGCCCACCCGCTCGGTGGGCTTCCAGCCAGACGACGCTACCTTTGTCCAGGAAAACGTGACCCCCCTTCTGGAACGTCTGCGGGATGAAATCAAGGTGGAGGTCGCAAACGGCATGACCCGCCTGGCGCACCTCTATCCGCCGGACTTCGGCGCCAGCTTGCCGGAGAAGATCGGCCGCGGCGGGCTCAGGGTCATGTCCTTCACCTCCCGCTTCAGCACCTTTGTCCAGCACTGCACCGCCAGCTTCATGCGGGCGCTCGGGGACCAGGACTGCCAGACGCGGGTGGTCATCGAAGGGCCTTACGATCCGCCGGGATTCCGCCTGGACCATCGCCTGCGCTACATCGCCGATTTTCAGCCCGACCTTCTTCTGCTCGTGGATCATCTCAAGCAGGAGTCCGGGCTCCCCGCCACCATCCCGTGTGTGAGCTGGATCCAGGACAAGCTGGAGCCGGTCACCTCGGGCCGCCACGTGCAGAAGATCGGGCACAACGACCTCCTGCTCGTCCAGACCTACCTGGAAGACCTGCACCATCTCGGCTACCCCAACCTGGTGCGCTTCCCGGTGCCGGCCGACGAGCAGATCTTCGACACCGCCCCTGCCACGGACCGTTGCGAGCGGGCGATCGCCTACGTCAACCACTGCCCCAACCCGGCGGCGTCCCTGTTGCCCGAGCCGGCGGCCAATCACGCGCTCAATGAGCGGATCCACGCCCTGCTCGCCCCTGCCTTCACGGACAGCCGGTCCATGCCGATCACCCTTGCCGATTACCAGGCCGTGCTGCGGCCGATCCTCGACGATTCCCAGACCACCAGTGGCTTCTACGAAGAGATCCGCGCTACCATCGGCAACTATCTCCTCCGTACCGAGGTCCTGGGCTGGCTTGTGCAGTCTGGGCGGGATCTTGACATCTACGGCAAGGGCTGGGAGCGGCAGCCTCTGCTGGCGCCCTATGCCCGAGGGCCGGTCCAGCCCGGACCCGACCTGGTCCAGGTCTACAACCGGACGGCCGTCAACCTCCACATGCACCCCTTTACCACCACCCACCAGCGGGTGTTCGAGGCGATCCTGGCCGGCAGCCTGGTCCTCGTCTACCGGCTGGATGACGACCGGGACCTCAATCCCCTGGAGCAGTACCTCGCCGAGGGCGAAGGCTACCTCTTCTTCCGCAACCGGGAGGATCTGAGCCATAAAATCGGGGAGATCCTGGACGCCCCCCAGAGGCGCCTGGCCATCATCGAGCGGGGCCGGGCCAAGGTGCGCGAGCGCTTCACCTATGCGGTGGCGGCCCGGCAGCTTCTGGCCCTGGTGGCCCACCATTTCGGTGCGCCTTCGCCCGCTCCCGAGAACGCGCCATGAGCCTGACGTTGGAGCACCACAAGCTCTTTAGCCACTGGGACCGGGTGCACGCCTGGCTCCAGGGCGAGGCCGTGATCCCGCCCACGGTGGAGGTGAGCCCGTCTTCCGCCTGCAACCATCGCTGCCTCATGTGCGGCTACGACCATCTCGGCCACCGCCGGGGCATCATGGATCCGGCGCTGCTGCAGAGCATCTGCCAGGATGTGGCGGCGGCCGGCGTGCGGGGCCTGGTCTTTGCCGGCGACGGCGAGCCGTTTGCCAACCGCGGGCTCCTGCCGGCCATGGCCGCCTCCCGCGCCGCCGGCGCCGACGTAGCTGTCAGTACCAACGGCGCCCTGATCCGGGACCAGGACCTGCCGCTCCTGGCCGAGCTTCTGACCTGGATCCGCTTCAGCGTCAATGGCACCGAGGACGAGGAGTATGCCCGGGTCCACGGCTGCGACCGCCGGGTCTTCGGCGAGGTCTGGCGTCGCATCGAGGGGCTGGTAGCCGCCAAGCGGCGGCTGGCAAGCCCGGTCACCATCGGCGTGCAGATGGTGCTGCTGCCGGAGAACATTGCCGGTGCCGCCCGGCTGGCGGCCCGGGCCCGGGAGGCCGGGGTCGACTACTTCGTCATGAAGCCGTTCCTCCACAACCCGAAGAACGCCTACGCTGCCGGCGTCGACTACCAGGCCCACGCCGCGACCCTGGAGGCGGCGACCACCTTGGCCACGACCGGTTTCACCAGCCAGATGCGCTGGGACACCGTGCGCTGCCAGCCCCGCGGCTACCGCCAGTGCCTGGCCTGGCCCTTCCTGCTCTATGTCCGTACCGACGCTGCCCTCATGCCCTGCCTGGCCCGCCAGGAGGAAGACCGCCTGTCCCTGGGCAATCTGGCGACCGGCGGTTTCGCCGCCTTGTGCCGGCAGGCCCGCCAGGGTGGGGTGGCCACGGCCATGGCCGCCATCGATGTCGCCACCTGCCAGCCCAGCTGCCGGCACCACAGCATGAACAACGCCCTGTGGCAGATGCTGCATCCCGGCCCGCACCGGAGCTTCGTATGAGCGAGCCCCCCATCCCCTTCGTGGACCTGGCCGCCCATAATCGGCCCCTGGCCGAGGACTTGGCCGCAGCCTTCCGGTCGGTGCTGGAATCCGGCCAGTACATCCTGGGGCCTGTCGTGGAACAGCTGGAACAGGCGCTGGCCCAGTACTGCGGCACCCGGTTTGCGGTGGGGGTGAGCTCCGGCACCGATGCCCTGTTTTTGGCCATGCGCGCCCTGGGCGTGGGACCGGGAGACGAGGTGATCACGGTGCCCAACACCTTTGTCGCCACCGTCTCCACCATCATCGCCTGCGGCGGCCGGCCGGTCTTCGTCGATGTGGGTGACGATCTCAATATGGATGTCAGCAGGGTGGAGGCGGCCATCACCCCCCGCACCCGCGCCATCATCCCGGTGCACCTCACCGGCCGGCCGGTGGCCATGGCCCCCTTGCTGGACCTGGCCGCCGCCCGGGGCATCCCGGTGGTGGAGGACGCGGCCCAGGCCATGGGCGCCCTTGACCATGGTCGCCGGGTGGGCTCCCTGGGCACCCTGGGGTGCTTCAGCCTGCACCCGTTGAAGGTCCTGCCTGGCGTCGGCGACGGCGGCATCATCACCACCGGCGATGCCGAGCTGGCCCGCCGCCTGCGGGCCCTGCGCAACTTTGGTCTCGTGGACCGGGACACCGTTGCTGAATGGGGCTACAACTGCCGCCTCGATCCCCTGCAGGCCGCTCTTCTTCTGGTGAAACTGCCCCATCTCGAAGGCTGGATCGCTGCCCGCCGCCGGATTGCCGGGCGCTTTCGCCAGCGGCTGGCGTCCCTGGTGACGGTGCCCCTGGAGGCCCCGGACACGAAGCCCGTCTACCAGACCTTCGTCATCCAGAGCGACCGGCGGCAGGCCCTGCAGGAGCACCTGGCCAGGGCCGGCATCGAAACCCGTATCCACTACCCGGTGCCCCTGCATCTGCAGCCAGCGGCCCGGGTCCTGGGCCACCGCCGGGGCGACTTCCCCAAGGCCGAGGCCCTGGCCGACCGCATCCTGTCACTCCCCATCTACCCCGAGCTGGCGGACACCGCCGTCGAGCGGATCATTCACGCCATCGAGACCTTCCATGGCCCGCGTCCTGTTTGTTGAGCATCGACTCCGGAACGAAAAGCTCGGCATCATGGTCCTGTCGGCGGTGCTCAAGCAGCACGGCCACGAAACCGCCCTGGTGCAAACCGCCCAGGAGGATCTGGACGCGGTCCTGGACGCCTTTGCCCCGGATTGGATCGCCTTTTCGGTGATGACCGGCGAGCACCAGCGGGCCTTGGCCACGGCCCGCGCCATCAAAGAGCGCCGCCCTGTGACCACCCTCTTCGGTGGCCCCCACTGCAGCTTCTTCCCGGAGATCGGCGCTGAGCCGGGGGTGGACTACGTCATCCAGGGGGCGGGGGAGGAGATCATCCTGGAGGTGCTGGCAGGCCGGCTGTCGCCAGGGGTCTTTCGGGGCAACCTGGTGCGGGACATGGACCGCCTGCCCTTTGCCGACCGGGATCTTCTCTATGGCGAGCCCCGGTTCCGGGACAACCCCATCAAGAACGTCATGACCCTCCGGGACTGCCCGTACAACTGCGCCTACTGCTACAACCACCTCTGGAAGAGCCTCTACGCCGACCAGCGGGATGGCCTCTTCCGGCGGCGGAGCGTCGAAAACGTGCTGGCGGAGATCGCCGCCATCCGGGAGCGCTTTCCCTTGGCCAAGATCAACTTCCTGGACGACAACTTCCTCTTCGACGGCGCCTGGGTGGAAAGCTTCTGCCAGGCTTACCGGCAGGAGGTCGGCCTGCCCTTTCTCATCAACGTCCGGGCCAACCTGGTGGAGGAGCGGACGGTGCAGATGCTCCGGGAGGCTGGCTGCGAGATGGTCAACTTCGCCCTGGAGTCAGCGGATCCCGAGGTGCAGCGCAAGATCCTCAACCGGGGCGCCTTCACCAACGAGGGCGTCATCCGCTCCATCGAGCTTTTCCACCTGCACGGCATCCGCATCCGCATGCAGAACATGATCGGCCTGCCGGTGCCGGATCCCCTGGCCGATGCCATGAACACCCTGCGCTTCAACCTGGAGCACCGGGTGGAGGACTCCTGGGTGTCGATCTTCCAGCCCTATCCCCGCACCCGGCTGGCCGAGTACGCGGTGGAGCACGGCTTCCTGAAGGATGCCAGCCTGGATGCCTGCGCCGAGAGCTTCTTCGACGAGTCGCGCCTGGTGATCCCGGACCGGGACAAGCTCAATCGGCTCCAGAAATGGTGGTACTTCATCGTCCGCCACCAGCTGCCCGAGCCGGTCATCGATCTCCTCCTGGAGCTGCCCATGACCCGGGAGCAGGGGGAGCGGCTGCTGGCCACCCGCTTCGCCATGAGCCGCCGGTACTTCTATGGTCTCCCCGACCAGGCACCCACGACATGATCGGGACCGATCTTCCCGGCGCCACCTCCCGCTTCTTCCTGGACGAACGTCCCCGAGGCCGCCTCAAAGAGCGATGTCACGGGATCGGGCAGCACCATCGTCTTGACCTGACCATGGATGAAACCGGCTCCAAGATGACGAAGCTTGCCTGGGAGCGGTTGCCGATCAACGGCACTCAGCTGACCACGGGCTGGGGCTGGGATGAATACCACCCTGTGGCGAACCTGACCTCGGCGCCCCCGGGAGGTGTAAGAAAACTGTCCACAGCCGTCTCGATGACGCCAATGTAGTGCCACCAGGATAAGAAATGCCTCGTAACGACCCGCTGTCACAATTATTTTTTTGAGCCGGTGTCAAACTTGGGCTACGAAGTAGTCGATTTTGACAAACGTATTTATTTTGATACAATAGACTACGCATGCGCGGGCCCATTTTGTCCGTAAAATTTTTCCGCACGGGGGCTGGAAATGAACCCGTCCGGGAATTTTTTCGTGAATTGTCAACGGAGGATCGCAAGATCATTGGAACAGACATAAAGGAAGTCCAATTTGGTTGGCCGTTGGGCATGCCCCTTGTGCGGAAGATGGAAAATGACTTATGGGAGGTTCGTAGCCATCTTGAGGGGCGCATAGCAATAGTGCTGTTTACCGTAATGGAAGGGCATATGGTTTTGCTTCATGCTTTCATCAAGAAAGCGCAGAAGACGCCCAGGTCTGAGCTTGATACAGCCAGGACTCGCAAAGAAAAGCTTTCGGGGGCTCTTATGGGTAATCCACATATTGGTCGTGACTTCGACGACTTTCTTCAAGAAGAGAGAATTCGTGAAGAAGTGACTGCAGCAGCTCTCAAGCGAGTAATTTCGTGGCAGCTGGACAAGGCGATGAAATCCAAACATATTACCAAAACTGAGATGGCATCTCGGATGCACACCAGTCGCGCGGTGGTTAATCGCCTTCTCGATGAAGATGACACCAGTATCACATTGGCTACGCTGGCCCGCGCCAGCCTGGCACTCGGCGTGCCGCTAAGAATCGAATTTGCCGTCAACGCGGAGGCATAATCAGCTGTTCCGGCCGCCTCGAGCGGCGTGCGAGGAGCAGGGGGAATGGCTGCTGACCACCCGCTTTGCCTGAGCCGCCGCCACTTCTATAGCCTCACCGACGACGAGGCCCCTGCAGCATGATCCGGACCGTTCTTCTCGGTGCCACACCCCGTTCCCTGGACGAACGCCGGCGCCTGGCCACCCCGGCTCGCCGCGCCGCCCAGACCACGGATCACCAGGCCTTCGGCTACGACTATTTCGACAACCCGGCGGCCATGGGCTACGGCGGCTACCGCTACGACGGCCGCTTTGCCGACGAGGCCGCCCGGGTGGCCCGCTTCTTCGAGCTGGTCCCTTCGGCCCGCATCCTGGAGATCGGCTGTGCCAAGGGCTATCTTCTGGTGGAGTTTGCCAAGCTCGGCTTTGCGGTGACCGGCATCGATCTGAGCCCGTACGCCGTGACCCAGGCCCACCCGCTTTTGGCGGGATGCCTCCGGCAGGGCGGGGCTGTGGACTTCGATTTCCCGGCGGGCTACTTCGACCTGGCCATCGCCAAGGAAGTGCTGCCGCACATGGAGCGGGACGAGGTCAAGGCCACGGTGCAGCGCCTGGCGACCTGGGCCCGCCACACCCTCCTGGTCATCCAGTGCGTGTCGGCGCCGGCCATGGCCGAGGCGTTTCTGAACTGGGACTCCACCCACCGGCTGGCCCTGACCGCCGGCCAGTGGGAGGAGCTGCTGGAAGAGGTGGGCTATTCAGGGTACGTCCATTTCAAGGACATTGTCTGACGGGCGTGATCGTTCGAATTTCGAATATCCAAGGAATGTCCAACCGCAGAAGAGATCGGCAGAACTGGTCCGAAACGTCAACTACTGGTCCCTTCATCCTTCGAAATTCCTTGTTGGACATTCTGCGGTTCGTCTTCCGGCTCAGGGACTGGCCTCGCCAGCGGGCCGGTCCTCGGGCCGGACGTGGCGGAGAAACCGGGCCGGATTGCCGGCAACGATGGTACCGGGGGCCACGGACCGGGTCACCACCGAGCCGGCGCCCACCACCGAGCCGGCCCCCACCGTCACCCCACCCAGGATGACGCTGCCCGAGCCGATGACCGCCCCGTCTTCGACGACGATGGGCAGAAGCTGCCAGTCCTCCCGGGTGGTGGGCCGGCCGGCCCGGGTGGTCGCCCAGGGCAGGCGATCAGTGGCAAAGGACACGTGGTGGCCGATGAACACCTCGTCGCCGATGGTCACCCCTTCGCAGATCAGGCTGTGGGACGAGATCTTGCAGCGGGCCCCCACCCGGGCCGTGCGCTGGATCTCCACAAAGGGGCCCACATAGGTTCCATCGCCGATGACACAACCATAGAGGTTGACGAACTGCCAGAGCACCACCCCCTGGCCGAGCACGACGTCGGCGGCGATGGACTGGAAGAGCGGCGGCTGCGGCCCGTTGCGGATGATCGGTTCCGGCTCGGTCATGACGGTCTGCTCCTTGTGGGGACGATGGCGGGTGGACGCTGAGCAGTTGCGGACGGCATGGTTCAGGATCAGAGGGGACCAGGCACGGTCCAGCCTCGTTTCTTACCACAAAACCTGTCTGAGCAAGAAGAGATCAGCGCCAGCCGGAACCGGCTGCTACGCCGCCACAGGGGACCTGAACCTCATGCCCGATCCTGAGCCCAAGCACCTGCGGGTCATCCCCCGCCTGGACATCAAAGGCCCCACCCTGGTGAAAGGGGTGCGCATGGAGGGCTTGCGGGTCCTGGGCCGGCCGGAG from Thermodesulfobacteriota bacterium includes:
- a CDS encoding radical SAM protein; the protein is MSLTLEHHKLFSHWDRVHAWLQGEAVIPPTVEVSPSSACNHRCLMCGYDHLGHRRGIMDPALLQSICQDVAAAGVRGLVFAGDGEPFANRGLLPAMAASRAAGADVAVSTNGALIRDQDLPLLAELLTWIRFSVNGTEDEEYARVHGCDRRVFGEVWRRIEGLVAAKRRLASPVTIGVQMVLLPENIAGAARLAARAREAGVDYFVMKPFLHNPKNAYAAGVDYQAHAATLEAATTLATTGFTSQMRWDTVRCQPRGYRQCLAWPFLLYVRTDAALMPCLARQEEDRLSLGNLATGGFAALCRQARQGGVATAMAAIDVATCQPSCRHHSMNNALWQMLHPGPHRSFV
- a CDS encoding glycosyltransferase gives rise to the protein MTSAVPGRQIPADTTLLDLARANNQPALQQWLASQAEPLAGARELLVAARQAMTGGLRDEARVLLRAILAGSKEPSLVQPVASLLGDLALAAGDWLEARGCFQQLPVNNQTWPRLLATYTESLDLPGLAELAEIIGGQGPSPALLASLVAAGDRIVARLAAQEEIAAGHRQRYEENAALLARIAPGFFERLAPWGFPDQVFSSAIALPEGLFLRTAGGWQRLALAELAGKYRPDQLLSEFTEGVLVRCLTLEHLARFLAGVATDAPSFLKATCFLAVPPGVLQLGLALLDLGTLARCDFIFRLLDPDRFEADLAAVIRQENLILPTRSVGFQPDDATFVQENVTPLLERLRDEIKVEVANGMTRLAHLYPPDFGASLPEKIGRGGLRVMSFTSRFSTFVQHCTASFMRALGDQDCQTRVVIEGPYDPPGFRLDHRLRYIADFQPDLLLLVDHLKQESGLPATIPCVSWIQDKLEPVTSGRHVQKIGHNDLLLVQTYLEDLHHLGYPNLVRFPVPADEQIFDTAPATDRCERAIAYVNHCPNPAASLLPEPAANHALNERIHALLAPAFTDSRSMPITLADYQAVLRPILDDSQTTSGFYEEIRATIGNYLLRTEVLGWLVQSGRDLDIYGKGWERQPLLAPYARGPVQPGPDLVQVYNRTAVNLHMHPFTTTHQRVFEAILAGSLVLVYRLDDDRDLNPLEQYLAEGEGYLFFRNREDLSHKIGEILDAPQRRLAIIERGRAKVRERFTYAVAARQLLALVAHHFGAPSPAPENAP
- a CDS encoding DegT/DnrJ/EryC1/StrS family aminotransferase, translated to MSEPPIPFVDLAAHNRPLAEDLAAAFRSVLESGQYILGPVVEQLEQALAQYCGTRFAVGVSSGTDALFLAMRALGVGPGDEVITVPNTFVATVSTIIACGGRPVFVDVGDDLNMDVSRVEAAITPRTRAIIPVHLTGRPVAMAPLLDLAAARGIPVVEDAAQAMGALDHGRRVGSLGTLGCFSLHPLKVLPGVGDGGIITTGDAELARRLRALRNFGLVDRDTVAEWGYNCRLDPLQAALLLVKLPHLEGWIAARRRIAGRFRQRLASLVTVPLEAPDTKPVYQTFVIQSDRRQALQEHLARAGIETRIHYPVPLHLQPAARVLGHRRGDFPKAEALADRILSLPIYPELADTAVERIIHAIETFHGPRPVC
- a CDS encoding helix-turn-helix transcriptional regulator, which produces MKSKHITKTEMASRMHTSRAVVNRLLDEDDTSITLATLARASLALGVPLRIEFAVNAEA
- a CDS encoding type II toxin-antitoxin system VapC family toxin, giving the protein SGLLRGRHEITLVLDAADEVYLPAVVIGELLAGFKRGNAEQRNKEILARFLAVSKVATVALDEETAERYAVILDFLRRQGSPIPTNDLWIAAVAMQHGLVLVTADRHFSSVPQVVTALVGTEAPAVRPHQQEP
- a CDS encoding acyltransferase, yielding MTEPEPIIRNGPQPPLFQSIAADVVLGQGVVLWQFVNLYGCVIGDGTYVGPFVEIQRTARVGARCKISSHSLICEGVTIGDEVFIGHHVSFATDRLPWATTRAGRPTTREDWQLLPIVVEDGAVIGSGSVILGGVTVGAGSVVGAGSVVTRSVAPGTIVAGNPARFLRHVRPEDRPAGEASP
- a CDS encoding methyltransferase domain-containing protein, which translates into the protein MIRTVLLGATPRSLDERRRLATPARRAAQTTDHQAFGYDYFDNPAAMGYGGYRYDGRFADEAARVARFFELVPSARILEIGCAKGYLLVEFAKLGFAVTGIDLSPYAVTQAHPLLAGCLRQGGAVDFDFPAGYFDLAIAKEVLPHMERDEVKATVQRLATWARHTLLVIQCVSAPAMAEAFLNWDSTHRLALTAGQWEELLEEVGYSGYVHFKDIV
- a CDS encoding radical SAM protein → MARVLFVEHRLRNEKLGIMVLSAVLKQHGHETALVQTAQEDLDAVLDAFAPDWIAFSVMTGEHQRALATARAIKERRPVTTLFGGPHCSFFPEIGAEPGVDYVIQGAGEEIILEVLAGRLSPGVFRGNLVRDMDRLPFADRDLLYGEPRFRDNPIKNVMTLRDCPYNCAYCYNHLWKSLYADQRDGLFRRRSVENVLAEIAAIRERFPLAKINFLDDNFLFDGAWVESFCQAYRQEVGLPFLINVRANLVEERTVQMLREAGCEMVNFALESADPEVQRKILNRGAFTNEGVIRSIELFHLHGIRIRMQNMIGLPVPDPLADAMNTLRFNLEHRVEDSWVSIFQPYPRTRLAEYAVEHGFLKDASLDACAESFFDESRLVIPDRDKLNRLQKWWYFIVRHQLPEPVIDLLLELPMTREQGERLLATRFAMSRRYFYGLPDQAPTT